TGAAGCCGCCGACGGTTTCCAGGGCCACTTCCGCAACCGCCCTGATATCCTCTTCATCCTCCACCAGCATCACCCGTTTCAGCGGTTCATTCTTTTCCATGCCCGGTTTCTCCTTCCTGTTCACTGATCCCCAGCCGGCGCAGCACGCGCCGGCACTGTTCACTGTCTTCCTCACCCGCTGCTCTGAGTGCCGCCGCTCTCATAATCAGGCGATCTCTGGAGACGGTATCACTCTGCAGGAGATAGATCGCACCGATCAGTTCCCGCAGGGCAAGCGACAGACGCCACTGAATCTTCACCCGGTTCCCGAGCACCTGGGACCAGTCACGCAGGGCCTGGTGGATCTGCTCATCGGTCATTGTGTCCCCGGAATCGAAGTGCTGTTGAATAACCCTGAGGGTAACCAGCTCGCCCACCCGGCTCAGAAGCCCGGCGGTAAAGTAAGATTCGCCACGCTCGCCAAGAAGCAGTGCCAGCCGCTGGGCCTGGAGCGCCACCTCTTCCGCCTGTTGCTGATAAACCCGGGCAAGCTCTTTCAACCGCTTCTCAGGCAGCTGACCGGCTACGTCCATGGCCAGGGCCAGGGCCTGGTTGAGCGCCATGGGCACGCCGATCGCCGTAATCGCATCCTTAACGCTCTGGACCGACTGGCCGGAGCGTTTCAGTGACGCCCGATTCGCCACTTCCAGCAGCTTGGCACTCAGCGCAGCATCCTGTTTCCAGCGTTCGGCCAGCTGGCCCGGCGTCAGATCATCCTGCCGTCGCGCCAGTTCCAGAATGGCAGAGGCCTCGGTTGCCCCGGGAAGATGAACTCCGGATTCGGACTCGGATACGGCCGCCAACCGGTCCTCAAGGGACGGAGTTCCAATATCCGTTGGTGATTTCTGGTCAATCAACTTGCTGAGTCGTTCGTGAACCAGCTCCACGGTGAAGGGCTTGCCGATATAACCGCTAATGCCCAGATTGGCGGCCTGCAAAATGGAATCCCGGTCCGATCGGCCCGTGATGATCACCACAGGCGTTGTGCGGTCAGACCGGCGAATTTCCCGAACCAAGTCAAGCCCCGATCCGTCCGGC
This DNA window, taken from Marinobacter halotolerans, encodes the following:
- a CDS encoding response regulator; this encodes MKILILEDDELVADLLETVVSGLCSGAKIQVASQVWEAKELWKKDPADLVIADWNLPDGSGLDLVREIRRSDRTTPVVIITGRSDRDSILQAANLGISGYIGKPFTVELVHERLSKLIDQKSPTDIGTPSLEDRLAAVSESESGVHLPGATEASAILELARRQDDLTPGQLAERWKQDAALSAKLLEVANRASLKRSGQSVQSVKDAITAIGVPMALNQALALAMDVAGQLPEKRLKELARVYQQQAEEVALQAQRLALLLGERGESYFTAGLLSRVGELVTLRVIQQHFDSGDTMTDEQIHQALRDWSQVLGNRVKIQWRLSLALRELIGAIYLLQSDTVSRDRLIMRAAALRAAGEEDSEQCRRVLRRLGISEQEGETGHGKE